atcggggatttggttctgttgaaggaggatggtactcctccactcttatggccaactgccagggtaatagatgtattgcctggtaaggatggtctagttcgtactgtcaagattcacactactcacggtgattttcttcgtggtattacgaaaatcgctgtgattcccctggaagattaaaatctatccctagggggaaaacttatcgttttcctccattttatcgttgttaccccttgtgtatataaactctaatttcttcaaacatttcttatcgttgtgcacatctttgccaatcccctctcttcgaggtgatataggccatctctctcgcctgtcgcccccggcaatatgtacaataaatatattatacacggctcactaaaataattagttacgcccctgtactactgattacttaaaattcaagtagtatttatgtaacctttctggaaactccaggttattgttgagactcgcatttgaacccctcgccggggcagatcgtcaaaagcttcctaacgagaatcatctctaatctatcgacgctcccgctattcgtaaaaaggccgcattttaccggcttttttttgctatcgttttataccgctcagataattcaatctgctcagtattatcgacgatgatttatttagcgtattagtgagtgccttacaaatgaaccaaatggattatggaattcaatcagagctctgatgtgacacgtcatcaaggaataaaactgtaagtactctacatgtatgtgaacataacttattagtcgtgatactgtatgcattttgaaccatatacctctcgtagcaaatattctttgtgccatttatgcagataatactttaaattacatatgaaaaatcgttatctactcttaaccagcttacctatgggaatatactctataaccgtacaataagtataggttactattgttaaggatactttacgtattgcctaaacaagGATTATTTTGGGGGGATTTTCTCAAGGAGGAGCTCTTGCGTTGTACTCTGCTCTTACTTATCCTAAAAAGATTGCTGGGGTTGCAGCTCTATCATGTTGGTTGCCTTTAAATAAATCTTTCCCAGCAGCTAAGAAAACAGAAGACACTTTACCAGTAAGTATATAATATGCTAGAAATGTCTCATAAAcattatacctatattttttagcATCTGCATTAATTTTAGATGCtgtactttatcaaatgcctttttgaAGTCCATGAAGCAtacaaatacatattttttttgatcacgatatttttttaatagtatatttaGTCTAAATAGTGCTTCCCTAGTTCTCATAAAATTTCTAAAACCAAATCGAGTATGTTTGATTGTTAGAATATGAGTCTAATCCTGTTCTGAATGattcttaggaaaatcttaagagTGTGGCTCATTAGCTAATTAAttgatattctgagcattttctaGCATTGTACGGTATGcgacaaaataaacagtactgaaattcgtatgcctcaaattttaTGTGTCATTTGCCGAAACGTATTGAGTGGTTTCTGAACGTTGTTATGTTTGCCAATATCATGTTAGTGTTAGATACTTCAGGGTGGttttcagttttgcagaaaaaattttcataatggagtactattttcggccatacggaaaaggtcacgaaaatgGAACAAGCTTACAATCAACAGTGGTTTCAGCAGGACAAGATAACCTGTCACACTTCCagagagtctcttcgaatactgtgcAATCATTTTTGGAACTTCCACTCatcagaactaacgccaccagatgcgtacatatggggaatgctgaaggggtCACCGTCTGCCATTTCAGAATTGAGGACTAAAATTTTTGCGTGCTAGAGGCAGTGGCgaatctagaaatttgccttgggaggggaaatttgctttAGGGGGAAcatccaatgaaaaaccaaccaaaagacatgaaaaagataaactcagattacataaaagacataaataataacttataggcattaagttcccttaattttactaactagcgtgtttattgggttgaatttgtctttctattaggtctggatcccgcgtatgaaaaaaagttgattaatagcaagctgaaaatttgttaatagcttaagggtgtctagtcggacaagctttgatatatgggaacactggaagttttaattgtggaacaggttaaaaatttggaacggtcagaccactaaagcgtcacatgtattttgtctgacagaacttccaattgatttgttaccctttcattaaactcttatgcaaaaatcaggctgctatttatcaccaaatgggaattataatgagtggaacacgtagaatatgtcaaatgacaggaattatgacaggtgtcGGACACAAACACACAGACAAAGACACAgactgtcggacaaaatacatgtgacgttttcgtggtctgaccgttccaaatttttaacatgttccacaattacaacttcccctgttccagtgttcccatatatcaaagtttgtccgaccagacatccttaagctattaacaaatttttagcttgctattaatcaacttttttttcatgcgCGGTTAGCTGTAGCGATTCCACGTCTATTTTTgcatccattagcatattgaataaAAATGAGctgaggctgtctccctgcctgattccCCTTGGTATGTTGACCATAGTGTTgtcatttgttttaatttttgtcgtgttgttattgttcatttgttttatgacttcCACAATGTTTGCCAGTATCCTTTTTTGCCCCATTTTCTGTAATATATCGCTAAGTCTGACTCTGTCAATTACTTTTGTTAGGTGTATGAAGAAAATATACGTTACTacttaatttaaataataactttttgcAGATATTGCAGTGCCACGGCGACTGTGATCCAGTAGTCCCTTACAAGTGGGGCCAAATGACCGCATCTGTATTAAAGAACATGCTTAAAGACGTTGAATTCAAATCATACAGGGGCTTGTCACATTCTTCTTCGGACGAAGAACTTAACGACATTAAGCAATTTATAACCAAAAACCTACCTAGTCAATAGATGATTCTTTGTGAAACTATTTGTGTTCCTTACATACTTCTTATTCAATTCCCATTAAGGGGGGTTCGAAAATATATTGGTAAA
The window above is part of the Diabrotica virgifera virgifera chromosome 2, PGI_DIABVI_V3a genome. Proteins encoded here:
- the LOC126879942 gene encoding acyl-protein thioesterase 1, giving the protein MAAPVVIAATTKHTGTLIFLHGLGDTGQGWASAMAAVRPPHVKVICPTAPTIQVTLNAGFRMPSWFDLKSLDESGPEDEPGIKAATKQIHSLIETEVNAGISVDRIILGGFSQGGALALYSALTYPKKIAGVAALSCWLPLNKSFPAAKKTEDTLPILQCHGDCDPVVPYKWGQMTASVLKNMLKDVEFKSYRGLSHSSSDEELNDIKQFITKNLPSQ